Proteins encoded together in one Onychomys torridus chromosome 1, mOncTor1.1, whole genome shotgun sequence window:
- the LOC118589112 gene encoding protein FAM111A-like has product MNSKQRRSQKISINARENKKITDYFSQVSNEEQNDSSSSQVKVNSRKKLRNITNTQDQKAKKIRQDLTPPLNKTITVTLDVNRRKNKNMKHELTHSETSSLYAALNTLGVVKKEIKNQQGKEMLVCGKEGIEGYINLGMPLCCFPEGSHVVITFHQCKREPEENNRLFEPQNQASTSYVRFYIHAIGSKKKTILKCRELHKKGNKLCVYGIKGETIKDTLRKDGRFHSFVESDHWNLICDLDTIIENTQPVDELEDKLFQVETELTANPRAVSVTQNSELEDRNFHEVDKHIVDEYPTLKELREKLRAYIKEESKKRKKKISLFKMHKENFGKLTKNSTSVKLLKRLSRDSDSVGYLWWNNNGNGGSATCFVFKGLYIITCRHVITNIVGEGIDPSQWASIISQCVKVTFDYEEFPPREDSAFNVKPWFEISNITLDYAVLELEENEGHVPAGLYNGIGPVPLNGLIYIIGHPDGEKKSTDACTVVPKDNRGRKCEENVREREAAGCHFSMSFVHMFTQRSFQEILHSSYLLTYNTTFFWGSSGSPVFDSYGSLVAMHTAGFPCKYQSGDSSIIEFGSSMKAIIADIKQNEHWYKIIFGNCQDEEMCSQ; this is encoded by the exons ATGAACTCTAAGCAGCGCAGATCACAGAAGATCTCAATCAATGcgagggaaaataaaaaaatcactgacTATTTCTCTCAG GTCTCCAATGAAGAGCAGAATGATTCCAGTAGTTCTCAAGTAAAAGTGAATTCCagaaaaaaactaagaaatataACCAACACCCAAgatcaaaaagccaagaaaatccGACAAGATCTGACTCCTCCCCTAAACAAGACAATTACAGTCACCTTAGATGTGAAccgcaggaaaaacaaaaacatgaaacatGAGCTCACACACAGTGAGACAAGCAGCTTATATGCAGCGCTCAACACTCTTGGTGTTGtcaaaaaagagataaaaaatcAACAAGGCAAAGAAATGCTGGTGTGTGGCAAAGAAGGGATAGAAGGGTACATAAACCTTGGCATGCCCCTCTGCTGCTTTCCAGAAGGCAGCCACGTGGTCATTACATTTCATCAATGTAAAAGGGAGCCGGAAGAAAATAATCGATTGTTTGAACCACAGAACCAAGCATCTACCAGTTATGTCCGATTTTACATTCATGCAATTGGAAGTAAGAAGAAAACGATTCTGAAGTGTAGAGAACTTCACAAAAAGGGGAACAAACTCTGTGTCTACGGCATCAAAGGAGAGACCATCAAGGACACTCTGAGGAAGGATGGCAGGTTTCACTCCTTTGTAGAGAGTGACCATTGGAATCTCATTTGTGACCTGGACACCATCATAGAAAACACCCAGCCAGTTGATGAGTTAGAGGACAAGCTCTTTCAGGTTGAGACTGAGCTAACGGCGAACCCGAGGGCAGTGTCTGTCACTCAGAATTCTGAGTTAGAGGACAGAAACTTTCATGAGGTAGACAAACACATTGTGGATGAGTACCCCACATTGAAAGAACTACGAGAAAAACTCAGAGCATATATcaaggaagaaagtaaaaaaagaaagaagaaaatttccttattcaaaatgcataaagaaaactTTGGGAAACTGACAAAAAATTCTACTTCTGTTAAACTGCTCAAACGTCTTTCACGGGATAGTGATTCAGTTGGGTACCTGTGGTGGAACAATAATGGAAATGGGGGCTCAGCTAcctgctttgtttttaaaggattaTATATTATCACTTGTCGGCATGTGATAACTAACATCGTGGGGGAAGGCATAGATCCAAGTCAGTGGGCAAGCATAATTAGTCAGTGTGTAAAGGTGACCTTTGATTATGAAGAATTCCCACCAAGAGAAGACAGTGCTTTTAATGTTAAACCTTGGTTTGAGATATCTAATATAACGCTTGActatgctgtcctggaacttgaggaAAATGAAGGACATGTACCTGCCGGACTCTATAATGGAATAGGACCTGTGCCACTTAATGGGTTGATTTATATCATTGGCCATCCAGATGGAGAAAAGAAGTCTACTGATGCATGTACAGTGGTCCCTAAAGATAATCGAGGAAGAAAATGTGAGGAAAATGTTCGAGAAAGAGAGGCAGCAGGCTGCCATTTCTCTATGTCTTTTGTCCATATGTTCACCCAAAGAAGTTTCCAGGAAATTCTTCACAGCTCTTATTTGCTTACCTATAACACCACATTTTTTTGGGGGTCTTCTGGATCCCCAGTGTTTGATTCTTATGGTTCATTGGTGGCTATGCACACTGCTGGCTTCCCCTGTAAGTACCAAAGTGGAGATTCCAGTATCATTGAGTTTGGTTCTTCTATGAAAGCCATTATTGCTGATATTAAGCAAAATGAACATtggtataaaataatttttggaaACTGTCAGGATGAAGAAATGTGTAGCCAATAG